The following proteins are encoded in a genomic region of Magnolia sinica isolate HGM2019 chromosome 1, MsV1, whole genome shotgun sequence:
- the LOC131256565 gene encoding axial regulator YABBY 5-like, whose translation MSSCIDVASEQVCYIPCSFCNIILAVSVPSSCLFDIVTVRCGHCTNLWSVNMAAALQSLSWQEIQNPSFIPPDYRIDLPSSSSCNKATIRSPASSNEERTVNRPPEKRQRVPSAYNQFIKEEIQRIKANNPEISHREAFSTAAKNWAHFPHIHFGLMLESNKQPKQLDEGSDKHLMRKGTI comes from the exons ATGTCGAGCTGCATCGATGTTGCTTCCGAGCAAGTTTGCTACATCCCTTGTAGCTTCTGCAACATCATTCTCGCG GTGAGTGTTCCATCCAGCTGCTTGTTCGACATTGTGACCGTTCGATGCGGCCATTGCACCAATTTATGGTCCGTGAACATGGCAGCCGCTTTGCAGTCGCTTTCGTGGCAAGAGATCCAG AACCCAAGTTTTATTCCTCCAGATTACAGGATAGACCTGCCTTCTTCCTCGTCATGCAACAAGGCCACAATACGATCACCAGCCTCGAGCAATGAGGAGAGGACCGTAAACAGGC CTCCAGAGAAGAGGCAACGCGTTCCTTCTGCCTACAATCAGTTCATCAA GGAAGAGATTCAGAGGATCAAGGCCAACAACCCCGAGATAAGCCACAGAGAAGCATTCAGCACTGCAGCTAAGAAT tGGGCACACTTCCCTCACATTCACTTTGGGTTGATGCTGGAGAGCAACAAGCAACCGAAACAGCTTGATGAG